The following proteins are co-located in the Urocitellus parryii isolate mUroPar1 chromosome 15, mUroPar1.hap1, whole genome shotgun sequence genome:
- the Orc6 gene encoding origin recognition complex subunit 6: MESGLIGRLAPRLGLTKPEVLRKAEEYLRLSQVKCIGLSAHITETSNAVMCLDLAASWMKCPLDRPYLIKLSGLNKKTYQSCLKSFECLLGLNSNVGIRDLAVQFSCTEAVNMASKILQSYESSLPQTQQVDLDLSRPLFTTAALLTACKILKLKVDKNKMAATSGVKRAIFDRLCKQLEKIGQQIDNREPGYLSSPPQKKKKTVVEPPVKEIEKVVEIPHTSQKDEDLTQDYEEWKRKILENATKAQKTTAK, translated from the exons ATGGAGTCGGGGTTGATTGGGCGCTTAGCCCCGCGCCTGGGCCTCACTAAACCTGAAGTGCTGAG AAAAGCAGAGGAGTACTTGAGACTGTCCCAGGTGAAGTGCATTGGTTTATCTGCACATATCACAGAAACCAGTAATGCAGTCATGTGCCTGGACCTTGCTGCTTCCTGGATGAAATGCCCCTTGGACAGG CCTTATTTAATTAAACTTTCTGGTTTGAACAAGAAGACGTATCAGAGCTGTCTTAAATCTTTTGAGTGTTTACTGGGCCTGAATTCAAATGTTGGAATAAGAGACCTAGCTGTACAATTTAGCTGTACAGAAGCAGTGAACATGGCTTCAAAGATACTGCAAAG CTACGAGTCCAGTCTTCCCCAGACACAACAAGTAGATCTTGACTTATCCAGGCCACTTTTCACCACTGCTGCACTACTTACAGCATGCAA GATTCTAAAGTTAAAAGTGGATAAAAACAAAATGGCAGCCACATCTGGAGTAAAAAGAGCCATATTTGATCGACTATGTAAACAATTAGAGAAGATTGGGCAGCAAATTGACA aTAGAGAACCTGGATATTTATCTAGTCCAccccagaagaaaaagaaaacagtggttGAACCACCAGTGAAGG aaatagaaaaagtagtagAGATCCCACATACATCTCAGAAAGATGAAGATCTGACACAGGATTATgaagaatggaaaaggaaaattttagaaaatgctaCCAAAGCTCAAAAGACTACAGCAAAGTGA